A portion of the Calliphora vicina chromosome 5, idCalVici1.1, whole genome shotgun sequence genome contains these proteins:
- the rnh1 gene encoding ribonuclease H1, which produces MQLLKIAFNNFQINRIMSFYAVAKGRKVGIYSTWAECQEKINGYRGARYKKFPTREAAEEFIGAYYVDGKKIQYKSDGIAVPSDAVIKQTESKQEEEINDLWPPCDGDDYQITDDDLLMALAEVEGLPETSLNRKRKLESSTGSSSGKIPRHESIIWEPVGLKHIGNMEFLLDSEGYVIVYTDGSCFNNGQKNACAGYGVYFGDEHVLNVGKPVTGRVTNNVGEIQAAIYAIKTAKRLGITKLCLSTDSQFLINSITLWIRGWKAKNWRLKSGDPVKNLTEFKELDALLQDNLINIKWNYVKAHKGIKGNEMADKLAREGSEIYKRMHLT; this is translated from the exons ATGCAATTATTAAAGATTGCATTTAATAATTTCCAAATAAATCGTATAATGTCTTTTTATGCCGTTGCAAAGGGACGTAAAGTTGGTATTTACAGTACTTG GGCAGAATGTCAAGAGAAAATAAATGGCTATAGAGGAGCCagatataaaaaatttcctACACGCGAAGCTGCTGAAGAATTTATAGGCGCTTATTATGTCGACGGCAAAAAAATACAGTACAAAAGTGACGGTATAGCCGTTCCTTCAGACGCTGTAATCAAACAAACTGAGTCTAAGCAGGAAGAGGAAATAAATGATTTATGGCCACCATGTGATGGTGATGATTATCAAATAACAGATGatgatttg TTGATGGCTTTAGCTGAAGTTGAGGGACTGCCAGAAACTTCATTAAATCGTAAACGAAAATTAGAATCCTCAACTGGCAGTTCTTCAGGTAAAATACCTAGACATGAATCCATAATTTGGGAACCGGTTGGTTTAAAACATATTGGCAATATGGAATTTCTTCTGGATTCTGAGGGCTATGTTATCGTTTATACAGATGGTTCCTGCTTTAACAATGGCCAAAAGAATGCTTGTGCCGGTTATGGTGTATATTTTGGTGATGAACATGTTCT taatGTTGGCAAACCTGTAACTGGACGTGTCACTAATAATGTTGGCGAAATTCAGGCTGCAATTTATGCTATCAAAACTGCCAAACGTTTGGGTATTACTAAACTATGCCTCAGTACCGATTCTCAATTTCTCATTAATTCCATAACACTTTGGATAAGGGGGTGGAAAGCAAAAAACTGGCGTTTAAAAAGTGGTGATCCTGTTAAAAACTTGACGGAGTTTAAGGAATTGGATGCTTTGTTACAAgacaatttaattaatataaaatgg AATTATGTCAAAGCTCATAAAGGAATAAAGGGCAATGAAATGGCGGATAAATTGGCACGAGAAGGCtctgaaatatataaaagaatgCATCTGACATAG